A window of the Kosakonia radicincitans DSM 16656 genome harbors these coding sequences:
- a CDS encoding GGDEF domain-containing protein, with protein MKDKLLLDAFSALSLGVIIVDAQYRITLWNAWLEAHTGLAASETLGEDFFTVFPDLQYHRVGDAIRQAIGHNLSALLSQSLHRSPFPLYAEPARPAARLSQAVTIVPLGDAERFCLIQIVDVTAAVRRESLLRDQAHELLSQSLSDGLTGVGNRRYFDLCIDREWRASKRNNKSLSLLLIDVDHFKRYNDCYGHQRGDECLQQIATAMRNALDRPNDILFRYGGEEFCALLPETRSADAVEIAERLRTSVQLLDLPHANSPDRIVSVSIGVASLNQQQHAEYGQLIQSADDALYVAKRAGRNTVRVKSATRQSQPVKS; from the coding sequence ATGAAAGATAAGTTGCTACTGGATGCATTCTCTGCGCTCAGCCTCGGCGTGATCATCGTTGATGCGCAATACCGCATTACGTTGTGGAACGCCTGGCTGGAAGCCCATACCGGCCTTGCCGCCAGCGAAACGCTGGGGGAGGATTTTTTTACTGTCTTTCCTGACTTGCAGTATCACCGCGTGGGCGATGCTATCCGCCAGGCGATTGGCCACAATTTATCAGCCCTGCTGTCGCAGTCGCTGCACCGTTCTCCGTTTCCGCTTTATGCCGAACCGGCACGGCCTGCTGCCCGGCTGAGCCAGGCCGTGACTATTGTTCCGCTGGGTGATGCTGAACGGTTTTGCCTGATCCAGATTGTGGACGTTACGGCCGCAGTCCGCCGCGAATCCCTGCTGCGCGATCAGGCGCACGAACTGTTATCACAATCGCTGTCGGACGGCCTTACCGGCGTGGGCAACCGGCGTTACTTCGATCTCTGCATTGACCGCGAATGGCGCGCCAGCAAGCGCAACAACAAATCGCTGTCGCTACTGCTTATCGATGTCGATCACTTCAAACGCTATAACGATTGCTACGGCCACCAGCGCGGAGATGAGTGCCTGCAACAGATCGCGACCGCTATGCGTAATGCACTGGATCGCCCAAACGACATTCTGTTTCGCTATGGCGGCGAAGAGTTCTGCGCCCTGCTGCCGGAAACGCGCTCCGCCGATGCGGTGGAAATTGCCGAACGGTTGCGCACCAGCGTTCAACTGCTGGATTTACCCCATGCTAACTCGCCCGACCGCATCGTCAGCGTGAGCATTGGTGTCGCCAGTCTCAACCAGCAACAACACGCAGAATACGGCCAGCTTATTCAGAGTGCGGATGACGCGCTGTACGTAGCCAAACGCGCGGGCCGCAATACGGTGCGCGTAAAATCCGCCACCAGACAATCGCAACCGGTTAAGAGCTGA
- a CDS encoding chemotaxis protein CheC codes for MNALTDISDIEADSLMEIFNIGVGHAAAAMSNIVNEEVRMSVPTIRFTTRSDAADELGAGVSLFGISQHYEGAYATEAILMFPEAASFEIVRMMVGDLIPAHELGEMEREAMSEIGNIVLNACVGTLANMFQKELQGSLPEVRVGTSKEILNPDKDENDPIVMMLRIDFALERQQIQGYLAFILDMSALQDLREQIRLYISRLESGCVPDGM; via the coding sequence ATGAACGCGCTGACGGATATCAGCGATATCGAAGCTGACAGCCTGATGGAGATCTTCAACATTGGCGTCGGCCATGCGGCTGCAGCGATGAGCAATATCGTCAATGAAGAAGTACGCATGTCGGTACCAACCATCCGCTTTACCACCCGCTCCGACGCTGCCGATGAGCTGGGCGCAGGTGTCTCACTGTTTGGTATCAGTCAGCATTATGAGGGCGCGTATGCTACGGAAGCGATTTTGATGTTTCCGGAAGCCGCCAGTTTTGAAATCGTACGCATGATGGTTGGCGATCTGATCCCCGCCCACGAACTGGGGGAGATGGAACGTGAAGCGATGAGCGAAATCGGTAATATCGTGCTCAACGCCTGTGTCGGTACGCTGGCGAATATGTTCCAGAAAGAGCTACAGGGCTCACTGCCCGAAGTGCGCGTCGGCACCAGCAAGGAGATCCTCAATCCGGACAAAGATGAAAACGATCCGATAGTGATGATGCTGCGCATCGATTTTGCGCTGGAGCGCCAGCAAATTCAGGGGTATCTCGCGTTTATCCTGGATATGTCTGCGCTGCAAGACTTACGTGAGCAAATCCGGCTCTATATCAGCCGCCTTGAATCCGGTTGTGTTCCCGACGGAATGTAA
- a CDS encoding response regulator: protein MMSRYILIVDDSRLSRMISRQFVTNLHNDWKIDEAGTGEEAIALAATTPPYLILLDVNMPGIGGLETASRIRKSHPQTHIILLTANVQHSVQAAAEELGLGFLPKPLKEPQLHALLNSLETNS, encoded by the coding sequence ATGATGTCCAGATATATTCTGATTGTTGACGACAGCCGCCTGTCGCGCATGATTTCACGGCAGTTTGTCACTAATTTGCATAACGACTGGAAAATTGACGAGGCCGGCACGGGCGAAGAGGCGATCGCTCTGGCCGCGACGACGCCACCGTATCTGATCTTGCTGGACGTTAATATGCCGGGCATTGGCGGGCTGGAGACGGCTTCGCGCATTCGTAAAAGCCACCCGCAGACCCACATTATTCTGCTCACTGCCAATGTGCAGCATTCCGTGCAAGCCGCCGCCGAAGAACTTGGCCTTGGTTTTCTGCCGAAACCGCTGAAAGAGCCGCAGCTCCATGCATTGCTGAATAGCCTGGAGACGAATTCATGA